From Streptomyces yatensis, one genomic window encodes:
- a CDS encoding AAA family ATPase: protein MTHQQTPIRIGVLGTHSTGKTTLLKRIQMELRGHGLTVARTGRLAKRAAAIGLPKMQHHTAASTEWIITQGIADDIAAAAQGADVVLVDRASFDALAYYHAALEHRGEHAHRLERERLRLLASTQAPKYDLLLATVLDPDVPVDQSHDYDHRYRLLVDRHVHGLLAEDGIPHQRVTSDPESHTRAIERALQLCLQEAAV from the coding sequence GTGACCCACCAGCAGACGCCCATCCGTATCGGCGTGCTCGGCACCCACTCCACCGGCAAGACGACACTGCTCAAGCGGATCCAGATGGAACTGCGCGGCCACGGGCTCACCGTGGCCCGCACAGGCCGACTCGCCAAACGCGCCGCCGCCATCGGCCTGCCGAAAATGCAGCACCACACCGCGGCCTCCACCGAGTGGATCATCACGCAGGGCATCGCCGACGACATCGCCGCCGCAGCACAAGGCGCCGACGTCGTCCTCGTCGACCGAGCCTCCTTCGACGCCCTCGCGTACTACCACGCGGCCCTTGAGCACCGCGGCGAGCACGCCCACCGACTGGAGAGGGAACGCCTGCGACTCCTCGCCTCGACGCAGGCGCCGAAGTACGACCTCCTCCTGGCGACCGTGCTCGACCCGGACGTACCCGTCGACCAGAGCCACGACTACGACCACCGCTACCGCCTCCTGGTCGACCGCCACGTCCACGGCCTCTTGGCCGAGGACGGGATCCCGCACCAGCGCGTCACCAGCGACCCCGAAAGTCACACCCGCGCCATCGAACGCGCCCTTCAGCTCTGCCTCCAGGAGGCCGCCGTATGA
- a CDS encoding aldo/keto reductase encodes MTIAPPAGTITLAGKTVSRLGFGTMRLTGPGIWGDPADRATAFSVLRQAVHAYGITHIDTADAYGPHTVEHLIHDALHPYPEHVLIATKVGLARPAPDTWVPHGHPVYLRACVEGSLRRLGVDRLELCYLHRIDPDVPVADQIGTLQALKDEGKIGHIGLSKVTPEQIRTVTNDTTVAAVQNVLNMSGDRHDPALELCRDLSIPYVPYRPLDAGALARQGHIDAALNWLLRLGDHVAPIPSTSSPEHLRQLVTVVTGARL; translated from the coding sequence ATGACCATCGCGCCGCCCGCGGGCACCATCACCCTCGCCGGGAAGACCGTCTCCCGGCTCGGCTTCGGCACGATGCGCCTGACCGGCCCCGGCATCTGGGGCGATCCAGCCGACCGGGCCACCGCGTTCTCCGTGCTCCGCCAGGCCGTCCACGCCTACGGCATCACGCACATCGACACCGCGGACGCCTACGGGCCCCACACGGTCGAACACCTCATCCACGATGCCTTACACCCGTACCCCGAGCACGTACTGATCGCGACCAAAGTGGGCCTGGCCCGTCCCGCCCCGGACACCTGGGTTCCGCATGGCCACCCCGTCTACCTGCGGGCATGTGTCGAGGGGAGCCTACGGCGACTGGGCGTGGACCGGCTCGAACTCTGCTACCTCCACCGCATCGACCCCGACGTGCCCGTCGCGGACCAGATCGGCACCCTCCAAGCCCTGAAGGACGAGGGCAAGATCGGGCACATCGGTCTGTCGAAGGTCACGCCCGAGCAGATCCGTACCGTCACCAATGACACCACCGTCGCCGCCGTGCAGAACGTCCTCAACATGAGCGGGGACCGGCACGACCCGGCGCTCGAACTCTGCCGGGACCTCTCCATCCCCTATGTGCCGTACCGGCCGCTCGATGCCGGTGCTCTCGCACGGCAGGGGCATATCGACGCGGCTCTCAACTGGCTGCTCCGCCTCGGAGACCACGTCGCACCCATACCCAGCACCAGCTCCCCAGAACACCTCCGCCAACTCGTCACCGTCGTGACGGGCGCGCGGTTATGA
- a CDS encoding GNAT family N-acetyltransferase: MTEIRTPRLLLRRWHEDDLAPMADINADPRVMRWIDDGSVRDLDYTAEAIERWEEEWDEEGFGLFAVELLASGELAGFTGLSVPEFLPEVLPAVAIGWRLGSQFWGQGYASEAAHATLEFALQDRGLDRVISINRVGDDASENVIRKLGMVPERETSHPVYGYPLRVRAIDLTEFQA, from the coding sequence ATGACCGAGATCCGTACACCCCGCCTCCTCCTCCGTCGCTGGCATGAGGACGACCTCGCGCCGATGGCGGACATCAACGCGGACCCGCGGGTCATGCGCTGGATCGACGACGGCTCGGTGCGCGACCTGGACTACACGGCAGAGGCCATCGAGCGGTGGGAGGAGGAGTGGGACGAGGAGGGCTTCGGACTCTTCGCCGTCGAGCTGCTGGCCTCGGGCGAACTGGCAGGCTTCACGGGTCTGTCCGTGCCCGAGTTCCTGCCGGAGGTACTGCCCGCCGTGGCCATTGGCTGGCGGCTCGGCTCACAGTTCTGGGGCCAGGGATACGCGTCCGAAGCCGCCCACGCCACGCTGGAGTTCGCGCTCCAGGACCGCGGCCTCGACCGCGTCATCAGCATCAACCGGGTGGGTGACGACGCCTCCGAGAACGTCATCCGCAAGCTCGGCATGGTGCCCGAGCGAGAGACGTCGCACCCGGTGTACGGCTACCCGCTGCGCGTTCGCGCCATCGATCTCACCGAGTTCCAGGCGTGA
- a CDS encoding alpha/beta fold hydrolase, with product MWHFGLFQLPLAEQLIAGHERVFVRGFIGGLLVSKSAFTQSDYDFYAHYLKEPDRTLAWMRMYRQLREDVRQNKKFLAEGKLRMPILAIGGQASFGGKIADRWRDYALNVHGRVLKGSGHWVTEEKPREVTAMLQSFLRK from the coding sequence ATGTGGCACTTCGGCCTGTTCCAGTTGCCGCTCGCCGAGCAGCTCATCGCCGGTCATGAGCGCGTCTTCGTCCGCGGCTTCATCGGGGGGCTTCTGGTCAGCAAGTCCGCGTTCACGCAGTCCGACTACGACTTCTACGCCCACTACCTGAAGGAGCCGGACCGCACACTGGCCTGGATGCGCATGTACCGCCAGCTCCGCGAGGACGTCCGGCAGAACAAGAAGTTCCTGGCCGAAGGCAAGCTGAGGATGCCCATCCTGGCGATCGGCGGCCAGGCGTCGTTCGGCGGCAAAATCGCCGACCGATGGCGCGACTACGCCCTGAACGTCCACGGCCGGGTCCTGAAGGGTTCGGGTCACTGGGTGACCGAGGAGAAGCCGCGGGAAGTGACGGCCATGCTTCAGTCCTTCCTGCGGAAGTAG